The DNA region GTCCATAGCAATTGCGTGCGCAGGCCCATGCTCGGCAGGCGGCCAGCGGGAATGACAGGGGTGGCGACGCGTGCGGCCAGCGGGGCCGCCAGCGTGTTCATTCGCCCGCACCCGCAACAGCGACCTTCGTCGAAGTCTTCGGCGTTTCAGCACGCGCGGGACGGATCGGCGAGGCCTCGATCAGGAAGTCGCCAAACGCCTCGGCAAACACGGCGCCAGCGTCCTTCTCGCTCGAAGCCGACGCCAGCGTCACCTTGGCGCCCGAAACCGGCGAGCGCATCGGCGCGTCGCTGGCGGCCTCGGCCACATCGGTGCTGTCGGCGCGGGCAAGCCGGATCTGTGCCGGTTGATCCGGGCCAAGCGTCTCACCAAGGCTGGCCAGTTGCCGTTCGGCATCGAGGAACTGCCCGGCGCGCGGCGCGGAATAGCCGAATTCGACCGTGTTCCATTCAGCGAGCTGGCGCTGGCTGGCGCGGGTTTCGAACTCGGTTTCCAGCAGCAGCGTCTCGCGTTCGAGCGCGATCAGCTGGCGTTCGGCGAGCAGCACTTCGCTTTTCACCGCGTGCACCTTGAAGCTGAGCACCACCACCAACGCAAAGCAGACCGCCAGCACGGCGACCCAACCAAGCGAACGGGCCTGAGAGCGGTTCATCATGCGGCTTGGCTCCTGGGCGGTGCGCCGGTGCGGGTGGCATGGCGCAAAGTGGATGAACGGGCGCGCGGGTTGCGGGCGATTTCGGCCTCGGACGGACGAATAGCTTTGGACACCGCCACAAAGGTAGGCGGGGGACCGGGGATTTCCCCAGGCAGATGGCGCGAAACCGAACGGCCCGCGCCGCTGGCGGTGCGCAGAAACTGCTTGGTGATACGGTCTTCGAGACTGTGGAAGCTCACCACCGCGAGCACGCCGCCCTCGGCCAGCAGCGCCTCAGCCGCAGCGAGCCCCGCTTCGAGTTCGCCCAGCTCATCGTTCACATGGATGCGCACGGCTTGGAAGGTGCGGGTCGCCGGGTCTTTCTTGTCGTGGGGCTTGTAGCCCAGCGCGCGGCGCACAACGCGCGCCAACTCGCCCGTGGTCGCCAGCGGACGCGCGGCGACGATGGCGCGGGCGACCCGGCGCGACTGGCGCTCCTCGCCATAGTGGTAGAGGACGTTGGCGATAGCTTCCTCGTCAGCGGTGTTGAGGAAATCGGCGGCGCTTTCGCCGTCCTGACTCATACGCATGTCGAGCGGGCCGTCATGCATGAAGGCAAAGCCGCGCTCGCCCTGATCGAGCTGCATCGATGACACGCCGATATCCATTACCACAGCGTCAACCTGCGTGACGCCAATCGCGGCGAGCTCGGCGCGCATGGCAGAAAAGCGCGCGGGATGGAGCGCCAAGCGGCCGTCGAAGCGGGCGACGAGCGCTTGGCCCGCAGCAATCGCGTCGGGATCGCGGTCGAAGGCGTGGACGCTGGCACCGGCTTCCAGCAGCGCGGTGGTGTACCCGCCCGCACCGAAGGTCGCATCGACAATGGTCATGCCGGGACGCGGGGCCAGCGCGGCGATCACTTCGTCGAGCAGCACGGGGATGTGGGGAGCGGGCTGGGTCATTCCGCAGCCCCCTTCTTGGCGGTGACCATCAGCTTGGCACAGGCAGCCTGCGCGCCCTTCCATTCAGGGCCCATGTGCATCAGCTGATCGGGCGCCCAGACGAAGAAGAAATCACCCGCAGCGTGGAAATAGGCCCCGTCGAGGATCTTGCCGAGATCGCGCAGGTGTTCCGGCATGATGAAGCGGCCGGAATCGTCGAAGGACAGCTGCTCGAACCCGAACAGCTGGGCGGCGCGGACATCGCGGTCAAAGCTGTCGTCGTTGCGGCGGATGGCAGCGTCTTCCTCGCGGTCGAGTTTGGCGTGGAGCTGATCGATCCGGGACAGGCCGAAGCCGATCAGGCAATCGAACTTGTCATGCACTGTGAGGCACAGGGTGCGGCTGCCGCCGGAGCTTTCCTTGACCGCTTTGCGGAAGGCTGGCGGAAGGACAAAACGGCCCTTCTCGCCCGAAGGCGAGTAAGCTTGGCCATTATATCCTCCGAATGCAGACACGTGCCTGCGGCCCCCTTTTACCCCTTGCGTCCCACCCCCGAAGGGCGCTCCGCGTCATGACGAGACATGCCCTCCCCGTCCCGGCCGCGCGCATGCGCAGCCAGTGCGCCGACCCCACCAGTCGGACGCGATGCAAACAGGCATATCTGATGGACCCCGGTAATATCGGGGAAGATGCCGGTTTGGAAGGGTAATTTCCGGGAAAGGGCGGGAAAAGTTGATATTTACATGATTATATTGATATTTTTGGCTTTCCCAAGGGCCGTTTCTTGGGCCTGATGCACCTCAAAAACCCCGCCGAACGCACCGAAATCACACAGCTTCCCGCAGAATCCCCAGTCCGGCCCGACTCCGAGTCCCGCTGTTCCCGCATTTTCCCGCAGCGCGATCATCGCAGCGCCGCCGCGACCACTGCGCGCAAGGTCGCCGCGTTCTCACCAGCGAGCTCCTGATGCTCGAACAGCGCGGCATCGGCGATCAGCGTGACCTCACCCTTGCCCACCCGGCAGCGCGCCGCCGCGCCCTTGGCGAGGAGGGTGCAATCCGCCGCCTTGGGATCAGTGATGGCGACCGCGCCGGACAGCGCCAGCGGCAGCGCGGCTTCGCCAAGGGGAGCGGTCGTGACGGCCGCACCCTGATCCTCGTCAAAGCTGACCGTCAGCCCCCAGCGCGCGACCACGGGCGGGATCAGCGCGGTATCGACCGGGCGGCGCGGATCGCCGAGTGGCAGGTCGTATTCGCCCGTCAACGCCGGATCGAGCACGAGCAGCAACCGGCCACCAGCGCGCACCCAACTATCCAGCGCCACATTGTCCGAGGCTGAAAGCCCGCGCGGCTGGATCACCGCAATCCGGCGCAAACCGGCAAGGGGATCGAGGTCAGGCTGATCCGCGCCGAGCGCGGGAATGGGGGACAGCGTGTCGAGCGGCTCCAAGACATAGCTGCGCGCCAAAGCGGCACGCTGCCACGGCACCTGGCCCTGTCCCTGCGCGATGGCAGCCAGATCGGCACCCAGCGGCCAGTAAAGCGGCAGGCTGCTGACCAGACCCAAGCGTATGGCGGGGGGATCGACGGCTTCGGCGCTGGTGCCGGTGCCAGTGTCCGTCGCAGCCGGAGCGGCGCTGCACGCGCTCACTCCCAGCAACACCGCGCTCAAGGCGGCGCGGATGCTATTGCTCGGGGGCGACATTGCCCGAAGCGGCAGGCGGCAGCGCGGGCATGGGCGAAGCGCTGGGCTCGGCGGCAATATCGGGCACCACGCCCGCATCGGCGAGCGGATTGGCCTGTGCGGGCGCGGCGTTCGGCTCGGTGGTCGGGGCCGCTTCCGGCACGGCGAGGTCTTCGTTAAGCTCCGCCTGCCCACCAATGATGCTCGCCAGCCCAACCAACAGCACCATCGCGCCGATTCCGAACATACCGACTTGCAGACGCTGCACCGCCTCAACGCGCGCCTGGCCTGCGGTGGAGATATCCTCCGGCTCGGCCGGGCCTGGTTTCGTTGACGAGGTGACCATGCGCCGCACGCCCGGGCCGAACAGGCTGCGCTGGTTCATCCGCCGCAACCGCTCGATCAGCGAGGGGCGGCTCATGCGCTCACCGCCTCGGCCGACGCACTGCTGCGGGCGAGCCAGTCGAACACCGGCAGGCCCTTCGCGGCCAACCAGTCGGCATTGTAGAGCGTTGAGAGATAGCGGAAGCCCGTATCGCACAGGATCGTGGCGACCTGCGGATTGGGGCGCCCTTCAGCGACCAATTCGCGACCCAGCGCCACCGCGCCGGCCACATTGATGCCGGACGACAGGCCAAGGCACAGGCCCTCTTCCTTCAGCAACCGCTCGACCCAGACGAGGCCTTCCTCGTCGCTGATGCGATATTGCGTGTCGATTGGCGCGCCTTCAAGGTTGGCGGTGATGCGCCCTTGCCCGATGCCTTCGGCGACCGAGGAGCCCTCGGCGCGCAATTCGCCGTGGGCGTAGTAGTTGTAGAGCGCCGCGCCGTGCGGATCGGTGAGCGCGATGCGGATGTTCTCGTCAAACGCCTTGAGGCCAAGGCCCACGCCCGCAATCGTCCCGCCAGTGCCAGCAGCGCAGGTAAATCCGTCCACTCGGCCGCCGAGCTGTTCCCATATCTCCGGGGCGGTGCCTTCGATGTGGGCGCGGCGGTTGGCGATGTTGTCGAACTGGTTGGCCCAGACAGCGCCGGGGGTTTCTTCGGCCAAGCGGCGCGAGGTGTGGACGAAGTGGCCGGCGTCAGCGAACTTGGTGGGCGGCACCAGCACCAGCTCCGCGCCCAAGGCCCGCAAGGTGTCCATCTTCTCCTTGGACTGGTTGTCAGGCATGACGATGATCGTCTTGTAACCCTTGGCATTGGCGACCAGCGCCACGCCGATGCCGGTGTTGCCTGCCGTGCCTTCGACCACCGTGCCGCCGGGGAGCAGCTCGCCCCGCGCCTCGGCATCGCGGATGATCCACAGCGCCGCGCGGTCTTTCACCGATGATCCGGGGTTGGCGAATTCGCACTTGCCGTAGATGTCGCAGCCAGCCGCCGCACTAGGGCCGGCGAGGCGGATGATGGGGGTATTGCCGATAAGCGCGAGCGTGTCGCCAAAGGGGCGGGTAATGTTCATGGGAATTGAATTAGGCGCTCGGAGCGCTGGGGGCAATGTCGAAGAGGCAAAGTCCCTCCCCGTTCCGTCGGAATGGGGAGGGACGTTATGATGCGAGCGCCAGCCGCGCTTCGACTTCTGTGCCCTCGACGATCTTCTCGGCCTTGCGCACCGCAGCCTTCAGGGGGAGCAGCCAGCCGCCCGCTTGTTTTGACGGAAACAGCGAGGTGCGCCACGTGGTGTTGCCGATGGTTGCCTCGACATAGACAGAGCCCCACGCGGCAGCGTTGGTCACAGCAGCGCGGATTGCGTTCGCAATCTCACCATCAATCGTCAGGAAATACCACGAGCCTTTGGCAGGCGCGCCGTCGCTGCCCTGCCATAGCCATACTGGCCCGCGCACAACCCACGGACCCGGGGAGCCCGTGGATACATGGCCCAACTCGTCACGCAGGAACCGGGCGAGGTCAGCGTCCACTTCGTCCGCTTTGCCCCCGCCCTTCGAAAAACTCAGTCTTCCGGAGCGATCGTGACGTGCAGACCGTCGAGTTCTGCGGTCAGCGGAATCTGGCACGACAGGCGCGAGGTCGGGGCGCGGTGATCGGAGGATTCAAGCAGGTCGTCCTCATCTTCGCTCATCTTCGGCAGCTTGTCGGCGAAGTCCGGATCGACATGGATGTGGCAGGTCGCGCAGGAACAGCACCCGCCGCACAGTGCCAGCAGCTCGTCAAAGCCATTGTCGCGGATCGCTTCCATCACCGTAAGGCCCTCGCCGACGGCAATCTCGCTGGTTTCGCCTTCGCGGTTGGTGACGACCAGTCTGGGCATGGATCGAAGTTCCTTTTCGGCTATTGGGCGCAAGGTGTTGCGCTGTGAGGGTGCACGCGGGCTGCTATGATAGTCTGGCGCGCAAGGCAAGTTAAGGAAAGTGGCAGTGGGGCTAACGGCGAAAAAATTGCGCGAAGATCTGGACGCGCTGGCTTTGCGAGAGCCGCAACTGGCAGCGGCGCTGGAGCGGGTCGGCTATCCCGAAGCGCGCGTCCGCGAGGCCGGATTTGCGACCATGCTGCGCACGATCATCGGCCAGCAGGTCTCGGTCGCGTCGGCCGCATCGGTGTGGAACAAGCTGGAGGCAGAACTGGGCGCGGACTTCACGCCCGGCTGTCTGCTGGCGCGCGATTTCGACGCCTTGCGCGCTTGCGGGCTGTCGCGCCAGAAACAGGGCTATGCCCGGAGCCTGTGTGAATTGGCGCAATCGGGCGAGCTTGATCTGCACAACCTGCCCGCTGACGATGAGGCAGCGATTGCGCTGCTGACCCGGATCAAGGGGATCGGGCGCTGGTCGGCGGAAATCTACCTGCTGTTCGCCGAGGGTCGCCCCGATATCTGGCCCGCCGGCGATCTGGCAGTGCAGGAGGGCGTGAAGCGCTTGCTCGATCTGGAGGAGCGCCCGGGCGAAAACGTCACCCGCAAGCTGGCCGAACCGTGGTCGCCGCAGCGCGGGAGCATGGCGATTTTCACCTGGCATTTCTACGCCACTCCGGCGCTGTGAGTTTGCGTCGGGTATGCGGACTGGCAGCCTGTAAACTGCCATTCGGCTAGCGAACCGATTGCTACCACGCTTCTCTCTCCCCTTGCGGGAGAGATACGAAGACTTGGCAGCTTGCTGCCTAGTCGCAGCTGAGAGGGGGCACGGCCGGAGCTTTGCTCCGGACCCCTCTCGCGGGCCCTCTCCCGCAAGGGGAGAGGGCTAAGGCAGCAATCCACCCGGTAGCAGTCGTTCGAGGCCTCGGGGCGCGGTGTTGAAAGCTGATGGGCAGCGTCACCCCAGCGGTTGCGAAGCTCAACCGAAGGTAGAACGCTGAGATGACGAAGGCTGGCAACCTCCCACCCAATTGCACCCGTTCCCGGTGACCTTGATGGCTCCCGACAGCGGACAGGCAGCTTGCACCGGATTTTCGCCAAAAGCTGAAATTCCGCAACCGACCCCATAGCGGTCATTCCGCTCTCAGACGTGGCCTGCCTGCACAGGGCGGAACTTTCGGTTTGAAGTAGCATGTGCGCCGCGCGTGCGCTGCTCGCCAGTGGCGACTTGCGCGGGGTCTCAGGCGTCGAATGGAAAAGGCGGCAGGGGCGGTAGATAGTCTTGAGCGCTGCTATTCCCTGCCATACGGCGCCTGATCCTAGCGTAGTGCGACTTCATCAACAGGTCGCTCACTGTTGCGGGGTGAAGCGGCTCGCTGAATGTCATGCCTGCTTTGCCGTCTTAACACCAGATTACGTAACCCGATCGCGCATCGAGACCCGTGATCTTGATGGTATAGAGCCTATCACCGACCAGCACTTGCCCCGATGAGATGCGGATCGTGCACCCCTCTTCCGAAATCTCGGTTACCTTTGCGGCATATGTCAAATCCGCGGTATCTTTGAGGTCTGCTTCGAGCTCGACGGTGCGACGGAATGCCCAGCGCCGGTCCCGCTTCATTTCGCCACCATTTTGCGGCGTGTTTATGACTCAGGATCAGTCGAAATTCGCGGCTTCGCTCGCCGATCAACTCCCGAGCGACGCTCCCCCTTTCTGCCATCCTCACCTTCAAAAGGAAGTTGCACCTTCCGTCTATCACCGCTCGGGCGGTCTGTTTCGTTGTTCATACATCCTCCTAGCTGGTGGAAATCATATCAGGCCGAACGAAATCTTCGACACGGTGCAAGACGGTAGCTCAAGTTTTGCTCGAACCTCATTCATTACAATACGTCCGTCATGATCTTTAACCTGAAACATAGCTACGGCTGATGCGTGATGATCATCAATGTGAAACAAGTCAGTCACGACATGCTGGAATTCTTTGTTAATTTCCCGGTCTTTTATTGCAACATTGATCGCATGGATGCTGCCGTCAATGCCCGAGCGGCAACGTCTTATCATCATTTCATAAGTTGGTGCGTCATCCTTTGACATAGTCTCGGATTTGGCGTCGGCTAATGTGAACTGCACTTCATTCAAATGAGCAAACGGTGGTGCCCGTTCGCTCGGCAATGCGTTCGAAACACTCAGGCCAGCAGCGCCAAATACGCAGAAAGCCCGCCTTGCTTTCCTGATGACCTGTTCCCGTCGGCGTCGACGCCTCACGCCGTTAATGGAATTATCCACGGAGCGTCGATACAATGCGATGAACCCATGTGCGCCTAAGGCAAATGCCTCGCAGTCGCGGACGCAGTCCTCGTTTTTGCGCATTGCGTTTGAGTTAGTGACCTCACTCATCAAGCAACTAGTTATACGATTGCCACTAACAACCGATTAACTATGCCGAGTCTTCACCAGCAGCAAGGAACGCACTAATCGGTCGGCCCGTCGTTCGCCGCTAGCGTAGTCAGGACTGACACACATAGGCCGAACGCAAGTTCCGGTTTCCACCCAATTGCAGCCGTTCCCGGTGATCTTGATGGCTCCCATTAGCGGACGGGCAGCTTGCACCGGATTTTCGCCACAAGCTGAAATTGAGCAAGCGACCCCAAAACAACCCCTGTCGTCACCCCGGCGAAGGCCGGGGCCCAGCGCCTCACATTGCAATGCTCGCCCCTCTGGGTCCCGGCCTTCGCCGGGATGACGGGATCGGGCAGCCTCCCACCCACTTCCCCGCCATTCGCACGCTCGGACCGCCTTCCCGAAAGCGGACCAACGCCGATTTCCTACGCGTCCCTGCGATGCTACGGCAGGCGGGTTCTTTCGTATCGTCATCCATCCGCGCGGAGCGGCGCACTGCAGCCCCTCCCCCCCCCGCAGGAGTGAAAGTGTCAACTTCGTGATTTCGGATCAACACTCTCAATTTGCTGAGGACTTTCACAATTTCGCCGCTTGACACCCTGTCAACTTTGTCAACTTCAAACCCAGTGAAGCGGGCCGCTTTCACCCTGACCCTGCGCTGTGCGTTGCGACATTCTTACTGCTGACAAGCGTGTCAGTTCAC from uncultured Erythrobacter sp. includes:
- the rsmH gene encoding 16S rRNA (cytosine(1402)-N(4))-methyltransferase RsmH, translated to MTQPAPHIPVLLDEVIAALAPRPGMTIVDATFGAGGYTTALLEAGASVHAFDRDPDAIAAGQALVARFDGRLALHPARFSAMRAELAAIGVTQVDAVVMDIGVSSMQLDQGERGFAFMHDGPLDMRMSQDGESAADFLNTADEEAIANVLYHYGEERQSRRVARAIVAARPLATTGELARVVRRALGYKPHDKKDPATRTFQAVRIHVNDELGELEAGLAAAEALLAEGGVLAVVSFHSLEDRITKQFLRTASGAGRSVSRHLPGEIPGPPPTFVAVSKAIRPSEAEIARNPRARSSTLRHATRTGAPPRSQAA
- a CDS encoding cysteine synthase A, whose protein sequence is MNITRPFGDTLALIGNTPIIRLAGPSAAAGCDIYGKCEFANPGSSVKDRAALWIIRDAEARGELLPGGTVVEGTAGNTGIGVALVANAKGYKTIIVMPDNQSKEKMDTLRALGAELVLVPPTKFADAGHFVHTSRRLAEETPGAVWANQFDNIANRRAHIEGTAPEIWEQLGGRVDGFTCAAGTGGTIAGVGLGLKAFDENIRIALTDPHGAALYNYYAHGELRAEGSSVAEGIGQGRITANLEGAPIDTQYRISDEEGLVWVERLLKEEGLCLGLSSGINVAGAVALGRELVAEGRPNPQVATILCDTGFRYLSTLYNADWLAAKGLPVFDWLARSSASAEAVSA
- a CDS encoding 2Fe-2S iron-sulfur cluster-binding protein yields the protein MPRLVVTNREGETSEIAVGEGLTVMEAIRDNGFDELLALCGGCCSCATCHIHVDPDFADKLPKMSEDEDDLLESSDHRAPTSRLSCQIPLTAELDGLHVTIAPED
- a CDS encoding division/cell wall cluster transcriptional repressor MraZ, coding for MSAFGGYNGQAYSPSGEKGRFVLPPAFRKAVKESSGGSRTLCLTVHDKFDCLIGFGLSRIDQLHAKLDREEDAAIRRNDDSFDRDVRAAQLFGFEQLSFDDSGRFIMPEHLRDLGKILDGAYFHAAGDFFFVWAPDQLMHMGPEWKGAQAACAKLMVTAKKGAAE
- a CDS encoding DUF1905 domain-containing protein; the protein is MDADLARFLRDELGHVSTGSPGPWVVRGPVWLWQGSDGAPAKGSWYFLTIDGEIANAIRAAVTNAAAWGSVYVEATIGNTTWRTSLFPSKQAGGWLLPLKAAVRKAEKIVEGTEVEARLALAS
- a CDS encoding DNA-3-methyladenine glycosylase 2 family protein, with amino-acid sequence MGLTAKKLREDLDALALREPQLAAALERVGYPEARVREAGFATMLRTIIGQQVSVASAASVWNKLEAELGADFTPGCLLARDFDALRACGLSRQKQGYARSLCELAQSGELDLHNLPADDEAAIALLTRIKGIGRWSAEIYLLFAEGRPDIWPAGDLAVQEGVKRLLDLEERPGENVTRKLAEPWSPQRGSMAIFTWHFYATPAL